Below is a genomic region from Streptantibioticus cattleyicolor NRRL 8057 = DSM 46488.
ACGAGGCTGCGGAACTCATCGTCGCTCTCGTCGATCTCGCCGCGCGGGTTCTCCGGATTGTCGGTGATCTCGGCGAGGGGAAGGTGGACGTCGGACTTGGGCGGCGCTTCGGTCGCCTCCTCCAGCGGCTCGCCGTCGAGCATGTCGGCGAGATTGACGCGGCGGCTCACTGCGAAGCTCCGTTCAGCGCGATCTCCAGCGCCAGCTTGTCGAAGTCCTGGCGTCCCTGCAGCGCGACCCGGTTGGCCGGGTACTGGGTGACGACGACACCCTCGGCGGACGCCCGGGCATGCAGCTTGTAGTGGCGGATCACCGTACGGGCCAGGTGACCGCAGCTCTTCTCCACGAACTCCTGCGTCTGCTTCAGGTCCACGTCCCCGTCGCGCGGATCCCAGTTGTTGATGACCACGGTGTACGGCAACTTCCGCGGTTCGACCACCCGCTTGATGGTCCGCAGGGTCGGCTTGAAGCCGAGAGGCTCGGGCTCGATCGGCAGGATCACGGAGTCCGCGTTGTCGAGCACGGCCCGCAGGATCTCCGCGGCCCTGCCGTCCCCGAGCGGATCCGCTGACGAGTCGTCCTCTGACAGGTCCAGCCAACCCGGGGTGTCCACGAAGATGTGACGCACCCCCTTGACCTTGCTCAGCCGATTCAGACCGTCGAGGTCCTTGTGGGCCTGAGTGAAGAGGAACGGGAGTTCATCGCCCACGCGATCGGCCCACCAGGAGGTGGAGCCCTGCGGGTCGACCGAGACGGCGAGGACCGACGGGGTGCCGTCCGGCTGGGTGCCGATTGCTTCGGCGGTCACGGCGGCGAGATTCACGGTCAGCGTGGACTTGCCCACGCCGCCCTTCTGGTTCAGGACAACATGCACGTGTGCCATGGGTTCCGTCTACTTCCCAATGGTGCTGGTACTTCGGACGCACACAGCATTCCAGATGATCGCTTCTGACCTGGAATCGCCTCGCTGTCATATGCCGTGACCCATAACCCGGTTATGGGTGGGAGGTGCGTCGCGTACCTGGCGGTTGCCTTCGGGGGTCGGGTTGTGGCCGGTGGCTCCGTGCGTGTCTGGCGGCGTGTTCGCGTTGGCTGCCGCGGTGTTCGGGGGCGCCTCGTGGGGGAGGGGGCGGGGTGCGCCCATGCAGGTCTTGAGGCGAAGTTACCTGCTGCGGCGTCGTCGCGTCCGATCGCGGACGTCTGTCGATGTGCTTGCGGCTGTCTGCTCCGCCGCTCCGCTTGCGGTGGGTGGTGACCGTCGCGGTGGTTGAGGAACATAGACGGGGCGTGCTGGCAACGTGGTGTGGTGGTGTGCGGTGTGGGTGGTCGGCGAGAGCTGGGCAGTGGGTGCCGTGTGTGCTGCCGCTGCTGCGTGGTGCGTGCCGCAGGTACACGCTTCGTACAGCGGACCGCGTACCGGGTGCTGTCCTCCGCATTTCCGCCGCTTTCCTGGCAACCAAGCTGCTGACGTTTCAGGCTGAGTCGGGCGGGGCCCGTTGAGGAGGGGCGGGCCGGGTAACCAGCCCGGGCCGTGGACACCTGACGCCCGTGCCGCCGGTCGACGAGTCGGCCGACGGCCGAGGTGGCGGCGGCTCCGGTGGCTCAGTGGCTGACTTGGTACGACCGGCGCGTCGAGTA
It encodes:
- a CDS encoding ParA family protein translates to MAHVHVVLNQKGGVGKSTLTVNLAAVTAEAIGTQPDGTPSVLAVSVDPQGSTSWWADRVGDELPFLFTQAHKDLDGLNRLSKVKGVRHIFVDTPGWLDLSEDDSSADPLGDGRAAEILRAVLDNADSVILPIEPEPLGFKPTLRTIKRVVEPRKLPYTVVINNWDPRDGDVDLKQTQEFVEKSCGHLARTVIRHYKLHARASAEGVVVTQYPANRVALQGRQDFDKLALEIALNGASQ